A window of the Amycolatopsis solani genome harbors these coding sequences:
- a CDS encoding WXG100 family type VII secretion target, whose product MPEGGSGFTAEPDAVLRASTGLVTAADGLDNAVKALQSALAAQGECWGNDDSGKEFAKDYVPGAQGAVEGFTNLVQGLRGMQQNVAKSMKALSGADEDVTSQLSKGQ is encoded by the coding sequence ATGCCGGAGGGGGGATCCGGCTTCACCGCGGAACCCGACGCGGTCCTGCGCGCGTCGACCGGCCTGGTCACGGCCGCGGACGGGCTCGACAACGCCGTCAAGGCACTGCAGAGCGCGCTCGCCGCGCAGGGCGAGTGCTGGGGGAACGACGACTCCGGCAAGGAGTTCGCGAAGGACTACGTACCCGGCGCGCAAGGTGCCGTCGAGGGGTTCACCAACCTCGTGCAGGGGTTGCGGGGGATGCAGCAGAACGTCGCCAAGTCGATGAAGGCCCTTTCGGGGGCCGACGAAGACGTGACGTCCCAGCTGAGCAAGGGGCAATGA
- a CDS encoding ADP-ribosylglycohydrolase family protein: protein MEAAEAIAKVGQWLRAVHGPDVSGPAGLRVDTEKVLRIPEGWSVPYNTIAFLDEGRPEKEIFPPPSVVVREPDGELRQAHPHPGGLSVPVAFPGQENWREVVDPEYVKAGLGELGVPLQAVAGWVKVDAEGNQTGEERENPEYKAGPIRRGYPKPENALETLLSFGSVGWLTRELLLIGLIRCEVFVPLDLETGKTDRFYFAEERNELKVFSSTRHLPSREHGWWKVDVATLAEFEHPPNLVINGGPTTIEDVSSGELAEIVKRFPRHEPRIDVHGRCPEAEEDLIRVAADTAARMGLPDPVKPPLKAAEKARRRGFELTAEECAKTVLGESWLKRLQMPEPPRSKPNDLRANGLAPAYDNAGRTVPRLDTFGKYPERDLDGFRYGWQRVTGAYVGFALGEALGAAVDRMPLHDIHAKYGIEGVTDLLPAFDQVGRIGSLTQRLLFYTEAVVRSPHREQPESREAEQLFPGVVRGALQRWLRTQGAPMENADGWLVQVADLHARRDADDAELNAYHQLATEAAGALPLTGPAALIPALPAALTMAGPGSGFSGGARQAVRDLAGVTHPTEPDLAAATYLTWLFEHALTKDAFSFPIWNLSREVLNPDNQFQQGPEWTAIGDMVAESVPFFGEHGLPDLRMAELIGDGQTTLSVLGRAFAALSGFENYPEQALLRAVNHSGRSALTGALAGALLGARTGIPGLPQKWVDQLELRYLVENVASDAYWHFDRHSALSVQGDTWIERYPRH, encoded by the coding sequence GTGGAAGCGGCGGAAGCGATTGCCAAGGTCGGCCAGTGGCTGCGCGCGGTGCACGGCCCGGACGTCTCCGGTCCCGCGGGCTTGCGGGTGGACACCGAGAAGGTGCTGCGCATCCCCGAGGGCTGGTCGGTGCCCTACAACACCATCGCGTTCCTCGACGAGGGCCGGCCGGAGAAGGAGATCTTCCCGCCGCCGTCGGTCGTGGTCCGCGAGCCGGACGGCGAGCTGCGGCAGGCGCACCCGCACCCCGGCGGGCTGTCGGTGCCGGTGGCGTTCCCCGGCCAGGAGAACTGGCGCGAGGTCGTCGACCCCGAGTACGTGAAGGCCGGGCTCGGTGAGCTGGGCGTGCCGCTGCAGGCGGTCGCGGGCTGGGTGAAGGTCGACGCCGAGGGCAACCAGACCGGCGAAGAGCGGGAGAACCCCGAGTACAAGGCCGGGCCGATCCGCCGCGGCTACCCGAAGCCCGAGAACGCCCTCGAAACGCTGCTGTCGTTCGGCAGCGTCGGCTGGCTGACCCGGGAGCTGCTGCTCATCGGGCTGATCCGCTGCGAGGTGTTCGTCCCCCTCGACCTGGAGACCGGCAAGACGGACCGGTTCTACTTCGCCGAAGAGCGCAACGAGCTCAAGGTGTTCAGCTCGACCCGGCACCTGCCCTCGCGCGAGCACGGCTGGTGGAAGGTCGACGTCGCCACGCTCGCCGAGTTCGAGCACCCGCCGAACTTGGTCATCAACGGCGGCCCGACGACCATCGAGGACGTCTCCAGCGGCGAGCTCGCGGAGATCGTCAAGCGGTTCCCGCGCCACGAGCCGCGCATCGACGTGCACGGCCGCTGCCCGGAGGCCGAGGAGGACCTGATTCGCGTCGCGGCCGACACCGCGGCGCGGATGGGGCTGCCGGATCCGGTGAAGCCGCCGCTCAAGGCGGCCGAGAAGGCCCGCCGCCGCGGCTTCGAGCTGACCGCCGAAGAGTGCGCGAAGACCGTGCTCGGCGAGTCCTGGCTGAAGCGGCTGCAGATGCCGGAGCCGCCGCGGAGCAAGCCCAACGACCTGCGCGCGAACGGCCTGGCGCCGGCCTACGACAACGCCGGGCGCACGGTGCCGCGGCTGGACACGTTCGGCAAGTACCCCGAGCGCGACCTCGACGGCTTCCGCTACGGCTGGCAGCGCGTCACGGGCGCGTACGTCGGCTTCGCGCTCGGAGAGGCCCTGGGCGCGGCCGTCGACCGGATGCCGCTGCACGACATCCACGCGAAGTACGGCATCGAAGGCGTCACCGACCTGCTGCCCGCGTTCGACCAGGTGGGCCGGATCGGCTCGCTGACGCAGCGGCTGCTGTTCTACACCGAGGCCGTGGTCCGCAGCCCGCACCGCGAGCAGCCGGAGTCCCGCGAAGCCGAGCAGCTGTTTCCCGGCGTCGTCCGCGGGGCGCTGCAGCGCTGGCTGCGCACCCAGGGCGCGCCGATGGAGAACGCGGACGGCTGGCTCGTGCAGGTCGCCGACCTGCACGCCCGCCGCGACGCCGACGACGCCGAGCTCAACGCCTACCACCAGCTCGCGACCGAGGCGGCGGGCGCGCTGCCACTGACCGGTCCGGCCGCGCTGATCCCCGCGTTGCCCGCCGCGCTGACCATGGCCGGGCCCGGCAGCGGGTTCAGCGGTGGTGCGCGCCAGGCGGTCCGCGACCTCGCCGGCGTCACCCACCCGACCGAGCCCGACCTGGCCGCCGCGACCTACCTGACCTGGCTGTTCGAGCACGCGCTGACCAAGGACGCGTTCAGCTTCCCGATCTGGAACCTCAGCCGCGAGGTGCTCAACCCGGACAACCAGTTCCAGCAGGGTCCGGAGTGGACGGCGATCGGGGACATGGTCGCCGAGTCGGTGCCGTTCTTCGGCGAGCACGGGCTGCCCGACCTGCGGATGGCGGAGCTGATCGGCGACGGCCAGACGACGCTGTCGGTGCTCGGCCGCGCCTTCGCCGCGCTGTCCGGCTTCGAGAACTACCCGGAGCAGGCCCTGCTGCGCGCGGTCAACCACTCGGGCCGCAGCGCGCTCACCGGTGCGCTGGCCGGTGCGCTGCTGGGCGCGCGCACCGGGATCCCCGGGCTGCCGCAGAAGTGGGTCGACCAGCTGGAGCTGCGGTACCTCGTCGAGAACGTCGCTTCGGACGCCTACTGGCACTTCGACCGGCACTCGGCGCTGAGCGTGCAGGGTGACACGTGGATCGAGCGGTACCCGCGGCATTAG
- a CDS encoding YbaB/EbfC family nucleoid-associated protein: protein MKDQMDTLLENFERQTAQLRDAQAAAAETTAQVTSPDGLVRATIDAGGSLAKLEFAPTTFERTTPAQLATTVQTLVRQGSLQVKQKIADLMAPITEGLPDLADLVEGAPSLAGLVPRIPDFVEQEAPAPRPESFEDGGSILRNDQPTPPPPMPAPKPAPKRVRPPRDDDEEPPSSWMTRGD, encoded by the coding sequence ATGAAGGACCAGATGGACACCCTCCTGGAGAACTTTGAGCGGCAAACGGCGCAACTGCGCGACGCCCAGGCCGCGGCGGCCGAGACCACCGCGCAGGTGACGTCTCCCGACGGGCTGGTCCGCGCCACGATCGACGCCGGCGGCAGCCTCGCGAAGCTCGAATTCGCCCCGACGACCTTCGAGCGCACGACCCCCGCGCAGCTCGCCACGACCGTCCAGACGCTGGTGCGTCAAGGATCGCTGCAGGTGAAGCAGAAGATCGCGGACCTGATGGCGCCGATCACCGAAGGACTGCCCGACCTCGCCGACCTGGTCGAGGGCGCGCCGTCGCTGGCCGGGCTGGTGCCGCGGATCCCCGACTTCGTCGAGCAAGAAGCGCCCGCGCCGCGACCGGAGTCGTTCGAAGACGGCGGGTCCATCCTGCGCAACGACCAGCCGACGCCGCCGCCGCCGATGCCGGCCCCCAAGCCCGCGCCCAAGCGCGTCCGCCCGCCGCGGGACGATGACGAGGAGCCGCCGTCGTCCTGGATGACGAGGGGCGACTGA
- a CDS encoding TNT domain-containing protein → MIHVEQRLSPDEQRTLLVQLGKLLRDHRVDAAGPAVVDFRQVGEHRELAGHNASTSDALGDLFAQLREGMYAEDRGTWLQARFTLDPDGSFDFDFARDDDPVWTEPPAASAYPDELAAFPRADEHIPDWWRLRAQLPLGLEFRHAEVGDLDVERPPLTDTEVPLVLQYLEREAVVHEDADQRFHSDGTWIWSEAVPLLLAKHGVPPEPDLVAHIRRNHFQPPYVEPLVRRTAEADLLGQPRPKPGRADVKTTSGDVAAELETTPDPKLADDELLIVLVQRLGEHGVWPEAYRVGERADGTWCLNFTPDGWEVAAYAGGKARAPKYFDRLEDAAQQLLGALLLHPARMTAGHETPLETARELDDWPVHPAPGEPPLTLLRNKRITRLVAGTVVLRFGEEPGNLVHHGEVRFATTSLPLERERERRSYRLRRPLHVITGITVPWANLPGGAVAFVLPKPIAEHESDGSLERIE, encoded by the coding sequence ATGATTCACGTGGAACAACGACTTTCGCCGGACGAACAGCGCACCCTCCTGGTGCAGCTGGGAAAACTCCTGCGCGACCACCGCGTCGACGCCGCCGGGCCCGCCGTCGTCGACTTCCGGCAGGTCGGGGAACACCGTGAGCTCGCGGGCCACAACGCGTCGACGTCGGACGCGCTCGGCGACCTCTTCGCCCAGCTGCGCGAAGGGATGTACGCCGAAGACCGCGGTACCTGGCTGCAGGCGCGGTTCACGCTCGACCCCGACGGCAGCTTCGACTTCGACTTCGCGCGCGACGACGATCCGGTGTGGACCGAGCCGCCGGCCGCGAGTGCCTATCCCGACGAGCTCGCCGCGTTCCCGCGGGCCGACGAGCACATCCCGGACTGGTGGCGGCTGCGCGCGCAGCTACCTCTCGGCCTCGAGTTCCGGCACGCCGAGGTCGGCGACCTCGACGTCGAACGGCCGCCGCTGACCGACACCGAGGTGCCGCTCGTGCTGCAGTACCTCGAGCGCGAAGCCGTCGTGCACGAAGACGCCGACCAGCGCTTCCACAGCGACGGCACCTGGATCTGGTCCGAGGCGGTGCCGCTCCTGCTCGCGAAGCACGGCGTTCCGCCCGAGCCGGACCTCGTCGCGCACATCCGGCGCAACCACTTCCAGCCGCCGTACGTCGAGCCGCTGGTGCGGCGGACCGCCGAGGCGGACCTGCTGGGCCAGCCGCGGCCGAAGCCGGGGCGCGCGGACGTCAAGACGACGAGCGGGGACGTCGCCGCCGAGCTGGAGACGACGCCGGATCCGAAGCTGGCCGACGACGAGCTGCTGATCGTGCTGGTGCAGCGGCTCGGCGAGCACGGCGTCTGGCCCGAGGCCTACCGGGTCGGGGAGAGGGCGGACGGCACGTGGTGCCTGAACTTCACGCCCGACGGCTGGGAGGTCGCCGCCTACGCCGGCGGGAAGGCCCGTGCGCCGAAGTACTTCGACCGGCTCGAGGACGCCGCGCAGCAGCTGCTGGGCGCGTTGCTGCTGCACCCCGCCCGGATGACCGCCGGCCACGAAACACCGCTGGAAACGGCGCGGGAGCTCGACGACTGGCCGGTGCACCCGGCTCCGGGTGAGCCTCCCCTCACCCTGCTCCGCAACAAGCGCATCACGCGGCTGGTGGCGGGTACGGTCGTTCTGCGCTTCGGCGAGGAACCCGGCAACCTCGTCCACCACGGGGAGGTACGGTTCGCCACGACGTCGCTGCCGCTGGAACGCGAGCGGGAGCGGCGGAGCTACCGGCTGAGACGCCCGCTGCACGTGATCACCGGCATCACGGTTCCGTGGGCGAACCTGCCGGGTGGCGCGGTGGCCTTCGTGCTGCCGAAGCCGATCGCCGAGCACGAGTCCGACGGAAGCCTGGAGAGGATCGAGTAG
- a CDS encoding toxin glutamine deamidase domain-containing protein, whose protein sequence is MGPRPGGQVPPPRFGSPQEHLPPRGPVEQHTPTEQGSPRTRDEQRPAEPAAREQEPRVADDPTAEQRPAEPAAREQEPRAAEDSTAEEAREHETRAGEEPTASEHEPHAGEDSAAQHAAEPEPAAREHETREDPTETAPEQEPLAADEHGHPEPSEPYLADPEFRTDDPAGIRRVEDTFMESGRQSQEDGEWRHEQVRREALEKRDAHHPGVSDDGAFAVHAYTRYEMVGPLNRALRMGGPELVDLAPQAGALVSGLNELPPHVGTVSRRVDFGGNLSRLQAFMARFHDGAHITEPSFLSSSKIDADHPRSKFPGEVEMRISSKTGRDVESMASIGHEREVLFKAGTQFEITGIEEGPGHPNHKPKPVPGEPHYVVHAEEVAAGDPRHLGADEARDAIDRRRADERADEDRFQREADEELEQFYAEHPELRPGDMSKLTAFDDPNQAPRPERPPPATGEPDGGWAQLAEPLTPGGQPVLHAGSVETTQQHARLVRDAVPELGAVNTRNHYSPDGLRNGFQTNAAESMVAFERRMNGEDVVAGPARQQSLAQIGEQLGGQWHDRGGFDDVARDLGERPVGARTAVAFETPGGELRLVAGVHTEHGVLFADPVTGRLAELPHDATGVHAMPLGGGDAPVPHHEGISDRLNPTTERVPHDEGYLFDDEHRGTPADHESIRRAVGDEDIYQQIHDRALDRRDAAGLPLTDDGAVALHGYTRGEYAYDVNEALRRGPEHPGFDLAHENTRAIMDGLNQVPRTSGESLRGIDVGGDPRLAELVAGPYEPGSVVVEPAFSSASIKTDEFSTSKFGDDVELHVRSDNLRDISKLAENPGERESLSPPGTQLLVHERRLEIGPDGRRKWIIEAEEIGPGHPRYLDPEAAQHKMAERRAENDHNAAEFERRKQAAMMERLSGLDEPAHVAPPPEQPTVHDTVDETPAEPVPAAEPGPDYSRLARSTNPPAEPAIHAGGTTPSERAAYVQDRHPHLRDVNPGFREPGALENGYMSNCTRGPEAYMDRVRGGDMTAEPILLHEMGSRGTLEHLEGRFGETFSARGSYDDVIREMRERPLDHHAVVAVKYDGPNGVEYGHVAMVVHTRDGVAFIDPQSGDLMHLPQPPKDIKLMHVGTPDEVHIGSDHVTGEHGGYGTAAPHDAFLARDDVAAALDGHASADYIREHIGQHPELVRILSEPGNDYLTRSLLDNPKTLESLLKHPEAIPILEDAVREVDERGYHVVDDVEHRGVEPFDPTPEQAEISADVAGIAAVAPPEALRHGSFDQARVGDPDYCEQWVAEERERWPETQGTLNRITERIAGETDGHPGFRPEPKDDVRALAKIAKYGWDGSQLHDLVGAKIQFERVADMYRALDAVRNDPELEIVDFTDRLAEPKDSGYRDLQLNVRLPNGHVAELRLHLTHIDEVASYEHALYEVRRDFETLSRKDGREGLLSPEEAALAAALTEQVRGRFEEAFRRGLTSEESG, encoded by the coding sequence GTGGGACCGCGCCCCGGTGGGCAGGTTCCGCCACCGCGGTTCGGGTCGCCGCAGGAGCACCTGCCGCCGCGTGGGCCGGTGGAGCAGCACACGCCCACCGAACAGGGTTCGCCGCGCACCCGCGACGAGCAGCGCCCAGCCGAGCCTGCCGCCCGCGAGCAGGAACCGCGCGTCGCCGATGACCCCACCGCCGAGCAACGGCCGGCCGAGCCTGCCGCTCGCGAGCAGGAACCACGCGCCGCCGAAGACTCCACCGCTGAAGAAGCCCGCGAGCACGAAACGCGTGCCGGCGAAGAGCCGACCGCAAGCGAACACGAGCCGCACGCCGGCGAGGACTCGGCTGCTCAGCACGCCGCCGAACCGGAGCCCGCCGCGCGCGAGCACGAAACGCGCGAAGACCCGACCGAAACGGCACCCGAGCAGGAGCCCCTCGCTGCCGACGAGCACGGACACCCGGAACCGTCCGAGCCCTACCTCGCCGATCCCGAGTTCCGCACCGATGATCCCGCTGGGATTCGGCGGGTCGAGGACACCTTCATGGAGTCCGGGCGCCAGAGCCAGGAGGACGGGGAGTGGCGGCACGAACAGGTCCGTCGCGAGGCGCTAGAGAAGCGCGACGCGCACCACCCCGGGGTGTCCGACGACGGGGCCTTCGCCGTCCACGCCTACACGCGGTACGAGATGGTCGGGCCGCTCAACCGGGCCCTGCGGATGGGTGGGCCCGAGCTCGTCGACCTCGCGCCCCAGGCCGGGGCGCTCGTCTCCGGGCTGAACGAGCTGCCGCCGCATGTCGGGACCGTGTCGCGGCGGGTGGACTTCGGTGGCAACCTCTCACGGCTTCAGGCCTTCATGGCTCGGTTCCACGACGGGGCGCACATCACCGAACCGTCGTTCCTCAGCTCGTCCAAGATCGACGCCGATCACCCGCGCAGCAAGTTCCCCGGCGAAGTCGAGATGCGGATCTCGTCCAAGACCGGGCGCGACGTCGAGTCGATGGCCAGTATCGGCCACGAACGCGAGGTCCTCTTCAAGGCCGGGACGCAGTTCGAGATCACCGGCATCGAAGAGGGTCCCGGCCACCCCAACCACAAGCCGAAGCCCGTGCCAGGGGAGCCGCACTACGTCGTGCACGCCGAAGAGGTCGCCGCCGGGGATCCGCGGCACCTCGGGGCGGATGAGGCCCGCGACGCCATCGACCGGCGCCGGGCCGACGAGCGCGCCGACGAGGACCGCTTCCAGCGCGAGGCCGACGAAGAGCTCGAGCAGTTCTACGCCGAGCACCCCGAGCTGCGCCCGGGTGACATGTCGAAGCTCACCGCCTTCGACGATCCGAACCAGGCGCCTCGGCCCGAGCGCCCGCCGCCCGCCACCGGGGAGCCGGACGGTGGGTGGGCGCAGCTCGCGGAGCCGCTGACGCCGGGTGGGCAGCCCGTGTTGCACGCCGGGTCCGTAGAGACCACGCAGCAGCACGCGCGGCTCGTGCGCGACGCAGTTCCCGAGCTGGGGGCGGTCAACACCCGCAACCACTACAGCCCGGACGGCCTCCGGAACGGCTTCCAGACGAACGCCGCCGAGTCGATGGTCGCCTTCGAACGGCGGATGAACGGCGAGGACGTCGTCGCCGGGCCGGCGCGGCAGCAGAGCCTCGCGCAGATCGGCGAGCAGCTCGGCGGGCAGTGGCACGACCGGGGCGGCTTCGACGACGTCGCCCGTGACCTCGGGGAACGTCCGGTCGGCGCGCGGACGGCCGTCGCCTTCGAGACGCCCGGCGGTGAGCTGCGGCTGGTCGCCGGGGTGCACACCGAGCACGGGGTGCTCTTCGCCGATCCCGTCACCGGGCGGCTCGCCGAGCTGCCGCACGACGCCACCGGCGTCCACGCCATGCCGCTCGGCGGCGGGGACGCTCCGGTGCCGCACCACGAGGGCATCTCCGACCGGCTCAACCCGACGACCGAACGGGTGCCGCACGACGAGGGCTACCTCTTCGACGACGAGCACCGCGGCACCCCGGCCGACCACGAAAGCATCCGCCGCGCGGTCGGCGACGAGGACATCTACCAGCAGATTCACGACCGCGCGCTGGACCGCCGGGACGCCGCCGGGCTGCCGCTCACCGACGACGGCGCCGTCGCGCTGCACGGCTACACCCGCGGCGAGTACGCCTACGACGTCAACGAGGCCCTGCGCCGCGGCCCCGAGCACCCCGGCTTCGACCTCGCGCACGAGAACACGCGCGCCATCATGGACGGCCTCAACCAGGTCCCGCGCACGTCCGGGGAGAGCCTCCGCGGCATCGACGTCGGCGGCGATCCGCGGCTGGCCGAACTGGTCGCCGGGCCGTACGAGCCGGGATCGGTCGTCGTCGAGCCCGCGTTCTCCAGCGCGTCGATCAAGACCGACGAGTTCTCGACGTCCAAGTTCGGCGACGACGTCGAGCTGCACGTCCGGTCCGACAACCTCCGCGACATCTCGAAGCTCGCCGAGAACCCGGGCGAGCGCGAGTCGCTGTCCCCGCCCGGCACCCAGCTGCTGGTGCACGAACGGCGCCTCGAGATCGGGCCCGACGGCCGCCGCAAGTGGATCATCGAGGCCGAAGAGATCGGGCCAGGCCACCCGCGCTACCTCGATCCCGAGGCCGCGCAGCACAAGATGGCCGAGCGGCGCGCGGAGAACGACCACAACGCGGCCGAGTTCGAACGCCGGAAGCAAGCGGCGATGATGGAGCGGCTCAGCGGCCTGGACGAGCCCGCGCACGTCGCCCCGCCGCCGGAGCAGCCGACCGTCCACGACACCGTCGACGAGACGCCGGCCGAGCCGGTGCCGGCCGCCGAGCCGGGGCCGGACTACTCACGGCTGGCGCGCTCGACGAACCCGCCCGCCGAACCGGCCATCCACGCCGGCGGCACGACGCCGAGCGAGCGCGCGGCCTACGTCCAGGACCGGCACCCGCACCTGCGCGACGTCAACCCGGGCTTCCGCGAGCCCGGCGCGCTCGAAAACGGGTACATGTCGAACTGCACTCGCGGTCCTGAGGCGTACATGGACCGCGTGCGCGGCGGCGACATGACGGCCGAGCCGATCCTGCTGCACGAAATGGGCAGCCGCGGCACGCTCGAACACCTCGAGGGCCGCTTCGGCGAGACGTTCTCCGCACGCGGCAGCTACGACGACGTCATCCGCGAGATGCGGGAGCGGCCGCTGGACCACCACGCCGTGGTCGCGGTGAAGTACGACGGCCCGAACGGCGTCGAGTACGGGCACGTGGCGATGGTCGTGCACACCCGCGACGGCGTCGCGTTCATCGACCCGCAGTCCGGCGACCTCATGCACCTGCCGCAGCCGCCGAAGGACATCAAGCTGATGCACGTCGGCACGCCGGACGAGGTGCACATCGGGTCCGACCACGTCACGGGGGAGCACGGCGGGTACGGGACAGCGGCGCCGCACGACGCGTTCTTGGCCCGAGACGACGTCGCCGCCGCGCTCGACGGGCACGCGTCGGCGGACTACATCCGCGAGCACATCGGACAGCACCCCGAGCTGGTCCGGATCCTGAGCGAGCCGGGCAACGACTACCTGACCCGCTCGCTGCTGGACAACCCGAAGACCCTCGAAAGCCTGCTCAAGCACCCCGAGGCCATCCCGATCCTCGAGGACGCGGTCCGCGAGGTGGACGAGCGCGGCTACCACGTCGTCGACGATGTCGAGCACCGAGGCGTCGAGCCGTTCGACCCGACGCCGGAGCAGGCGGAGATCTCCGCGGACGTCGCGGGGATCGCCGCCGTAGCCCCGCCTGAAGCGCTGCGGCACGGCAGCTTCGACCAGGCACGGGTCGGCGATCCGGACTACTGCGAGCAATGGGTCGCGGAGGAACGCGAGCGTTGGCCCGAGACGCAGGGCACGCTCAACCGCATCACCGAGCGGATCGCCGGAGAGACCGACGGCCACCCGGGATTCCGGCCGGAGCCGAAGGACGACGTCCGGGCGCTGGCGAAGATCGCGAAGTACGGTTGGGATGGTTCCCAGCTGCACGACCTCGTCGGCGCCAAGATCCAGTTCGAGCGGGTGGCGGACATGTACCGCGCGCTGGACGCGGTACGCAACGATCCCGAGCTCGAGATCGTCGACTTCACGGACCGGCTGGCCGAACCGAAGGACAGCGGTTACCGGGACCTGCAGCTCAACGTCCGGCTGCCGAACGGGCACGTGGCCGAACTGCGACTGCACCTCACGCACATCGACGAGGTGGCGTCGTACGAGCACGCGCTCTACGAGGTACGCCGCGACTTCGAGACGTTGAGCAGGAAGGACGGGCGTGAAGGCCTCCTTTCGCCGGAGGAGGCGGCACTCGCCGCGGCGCTGACCGAACAGGTCCGAGGCCGATTCGAGGAAGCGTTCCGGCGGGGACTGACATCCGAGGAGAGCGGCTGA
- a CDS encoding MFS transporter has translation MSTGAETSRQGPRELLKDPDFRRLLFTRFAASWGDGVFRAGLAGAVLFNPERAADPLAIAGGFAALLLPYSVVGPFAGALLDRWDRRRVLIFANLLRGLAIIAASAAVGLGFGGLGLFSLALAAEGISRFIGSGLSASLPHVVRAESVVTANAFATTLGSVVAVIGGGCAIGLRALFGSNDLGSAETTAFAVLGTLVSAFIARGFAKGVLGPTVVDEPTNPVLAVARGLADGARHAWRAPSVTAGFIALFAHRASFGVSLLVTVLLMRNYFTDHGIFRAGLPGLGQMAALAGAGLLLAGLLTARILRKVGRLRAVLGSLLLAAIAQSALGLPMLLPLALLASFVITGAGQVLKLCVDSSIQLDVADEARGRVFALYDTLFNITQVAAVSLGALVVPDDGRAPGLLLAATACYLVGGAGYALARRRAIR, from the coding sequence ATCAGCACCGGAGCCGAGACCAGCCGACAGGGCCCCCGGGAGCTGTTGAAGGACCCGGACTTCCGGCGTCTGCTCTTCACCCGCTTCGCGGCGAGCTGGGGTGACGGCGTCTTCCGCGCCGGGCTCGCGGGCGCCGTCCTGTTCAACCCCGAACGTGCCGCCGACCCGCTGGCCATCGCGGGCGGGTTCGCCGCGTTGCTGCTGCCGTACTCGGTCGTCGGGCCGTTCGCGGGCGCGCTGCTGGACCGGTGGGACCGCCGTCGCGTGCTCATCTTCGCGAACCTCCTCCGCGGGCTGGCGATCATCGCCGCGTCGGCGGCGGTGGGACTCGGGTTCGGCGGGCTCGGCCTGTTTTCGCTGGCACTGGCCGCGGAAGGCATCTCCCGCTTCATCGGCTCCGGGCTATCGGCGTCGCTGCCGCACGTCGTGCGCGCGGAGAGCGTGGTGACGGCGAACGCGTTCGCGACGACGCTCGGCTCGGTGGTCGCCGTCATCGGCGGCGGCTGCGCGATCGGCCTGCGCGCGCTCTTCGGCAGCAACGACCTCGGCTCGGCCGAGACCACGGCGTTCGCCGTCCTCGGCACGCTGGTCTCGGCGTTCATCGCGCGCGGGTTCGCCAAGGGCGTGCTCGGGCCGACGGTCGTCGACGAGCCGACGAACCCCGTGCTGGCCGTCGCGCGCGGGCTGGCGGACGGTGCCCGCCACGCCTGGCGGGCCCCCAGCGTCACGGCCGGGTTCATCGCGCTGTTCGCGCACCGGGCGTCGTTCGGGGTGTCGCTGCTGGTCACCGTGCTGCTGATGCGCAACTACTTCACCGACCACGGGATCTTCCGCGCCGGACTGCCCGGGCTGGGGCAGATGGCCGCGCTCGCCGGCGCCGGCCTGCTGCTGGCCGGCCTGCTGACCGCGCGCATCCTGCGCAAGGTCGGCCGGCTGCGCGCGGTGCTCGGCTCGCTGCTGCTGGCGGCGATCGCGCAGTCCGCGCTGGGCCTGCCGATGCTGCTGCCGCTGGCGCTGCTGGCGTCGTTCGTGATCACCGGCGCGGGGCAGGTGCTCAAGCTGTGCGTCGATTCGTCGATCCAGCTCGACGTCGCCGACGAAGCACGCGGCCGGGTGTTCGCGCTGTACGACACGCTCTTCAACATCACGCAGGTGGCCGCGGTTTCGCTGGGCGCGCTGGTGGTGCCGGACGACGGCCGCGCGCCGGGCCTGCTCCTCGCCGCGACGGCCTGCTACCTCGTCGGCGGCGCCGGGTACGCGCTGGCCCGGCGTCGTGCGATTCGCTGA
- a CDS encoding YqgE/AlgH family protein, which yields MGRVPADAEVEPGTLLVAAPTMVDPNFKRTVVFVIDHRDEGTLGVVLNRPSDVAVHDVLPNWGGHVAEPQAVFVGGPVEKKTALCLAALRTGETAASVPGVIAVRGPVALVDLDTDPEALVPKVRGVRVFAGYAGWDSGQLAGEIERDDWVIVPALPSDILASPNGDLWSQVLRRQGIPLALLATHPGDLQRN from the coding sequence ATGGGTCGCGTGCCAGCGGACGCCGAGGTTGAGCCGGGAACGCTCCTGGTCGCCGCCCCCACGATGGTCGACCCTAACTTCAAGCGGACCGTGGTGTTCGTCATCGATCATCGCGACGAAGGCACGCTCGGCGTGGTCCTGAACCGGCCGAGCGACGTCGCCGTGCACGACGTGCTGCCCAACTGGGGCGGGCACGTCGCCGAGCCGCAGGCGGTGTTCGTCGGGGGTCCGGTCGAGAAGAAGACTGCGTTGTGCTTGGCCGCGCTGCGCACCGGCGAGACGGCGGCGAGCGTGCCGGGCGTGATCGCGGTCCGCGGGCCGGTCGCGCTGGTCGACCTGGACACCGACCCCGAAGCGCTGGTGCCGAAGGTGCGCGGCGTGCGCGTCTTCGCCGGGTACGCGGGCTGGGACTCCGGTCAGCTGGCCGGGGAGATCGAGCGCGACGACTGGGTCATCGTGCCCGCGCTGCCGAGCGACATCCTGGCTTCGCCCAACGGCGACCTGTGGAGCCAGGTGCTGCGCCGCCAGGGCATCCCGCTCGCCCTGCTGGCCACCCACCCGGGCGACCTCCAGCGGAACTAG